One segment of Cytophagia bacterium CHB2 DNA contains the following:
- a CDS encoding cytochrome c — MRFTQIESLISIFHLRFPLLLLGLLVITGCRQDMHDQPRYEPLEASTFFKDGRASRPQVPGTVARGQLKIDEHLYSGKIAGKPVDAFPFPITKDILARGQERYNIFCAPCHARIGDGSGMIVQRGMRQPPSFHTQRLREAPAGYYFDVITNGFGTMYSYADRVTVNDRWAIVAYIRALQLSQNATIEDVPASQRQQLGAAR, encoded by the coding sequence ATGCGATTTACTCAGATCGAATCTCTAATTTCCATTTTCCATCTTCGATTCCCGCTTCTCCTGCTCGGCCTGCTCGTCATTACTGGCTGCCGGCAAGACATGCACGATCAACCACGCTACGAGCCGCTCGAAGCCAGTACATTTTTTAAAGATGGCCGCGCTTCCAGGCCGCAAGTGCCGGGCACCGTCGCGCGCGGCCAACTCAAAATCGATGAGCACCTGTATTCGGGAAAAATCGCCGGTAAGCCGGTGGACGCGTTTCCCTTTCCCATCACCAAAGACATTTTGGCGCGCGGCCAGGAACGCTACAACATTTTTTGCGCGCCTTGTCATGCGCGCATCGGCGACGGCAGCGGCATGATTGTGCAGCGCGGTATGCGCCAGCCGCCTTCGTTTCACACGCAACGCCTGCGTGAAGCGCCGGCTGGTTACTATTTTGATGTCATCACCAACGGCTTCGGAACCATGTATAGTTATGCCGATCGCGTTACCGTAAATGATCGCTGGGCCATCGTCGCTTACATTCGCGCCCTGCAATTGAGCCAAAACGCCACGATTGAAGATGTTCCTGCAAGCCAACGCCAGCAACTCGGAGCCGCGCGATGA